The following nucleotide sequence is from Pagrus major chromosome 13, Pma_NU_1.0.
CTTGGGAGCGGTGTGTTGATAATGTCACTGAGGTCAACTTCCTTTTCCTCATAGAAATGAAGCTCTCTTCCACCACCGCTTGCAAAGCGAAAAGGGATAAACTCTTGCGACTGGAACCCATACAGGGGCTATAATGTGAGGGATTACACAGAGAGCAGAATTTAGAAAGAAAGCAGACCAGAGGACCCACTTAATGCTTTCCTTCAAATAACCATCATCAAGTGGTTTCATTAACCAATAAAAAAACGTCTTCTTTGAGTCAAAGTGTGTAAGTTCTTCCTTACCTCCACATTCTTGAGTTTGAGAGCATTATCTATGTCATTTGTGGTTAATTTACGCCTCTTCCCATGATGCATGAATTTGAGAGCATCCTATgtaagaaaagagacagaagagaacAGAATTCAAAAATAAAGCTTACATTCAAGAATGAGGTTTCAGAGCAATTTACAGACTCCCATACAAAATATCTGCTTCAATAATTTGTGATTTACCTGGGCGATTTCTTTTATTCTGTAGCTGACTTCTTCACTCAGAGCTACGCAGCTCTCCTCCTGTAACTGCCCCACTCCGATGGACTCTGCCATGGCCTTCATGGACTCTGTGGGCAGGACTACCGAACACTGCTTCTGCCGACGTTCCTCCGCCATGGCTGACAAAATACACAGGTCTGTTAATATCAcctcacacatttacacacacaaaaaaatctaattccAACAGATGTTTTCCACTGCAGCCTGTCAACGCCACTGAGGGGCCCAATCACataactggaggagctgcagatcTCAATGGCTACGATAGGAGCCACGTGCAAACAACAATTTCTGCTTTAGTATTTAAATGCAGCTTTATAGGATGATGACAAAGAGAAAGTCAATGTTGAAAAAGCTGTGTATGACATCTATGTGCTGTGGTGTAACTGTCTATACACACATCCTACAAGACGTGCAGATGTATTGCAACATGGAGGGAACAGGAAAACAACGCAGCAAACATTGATGGTTTCGAAAcaatgatgattatttttttggaGCAGACAAGTCCAGACCTAGATGTGATAGGTTTTTGCAATACAACTGAATTTGTGGCAGAACTTGTGCAGTTTGACAAGAGTTTCAGCAAGAAAAGGTACACAGATGTGCAAATTCCTGCCTATCAGCAAAGGATTTCTACAGAAAATGCCTCATTAAATAACGACTTGAAGGGAAATCACAGGTTTTGTATCTGTATTTACTTAGTATAGTTTGCAGAGAATGGCCATAACGAGTCTTTTCTGCTATTTGGGTCAACAATCATGATTAAATCTACTCTGATTCAGTGTCGTAAAACAATATAACATGACAAAGGTTGATGGCTGAAGGGTGAATACTTTTAAAGGAGGGTTTTCTATGAGGTTACTTCAtgtgtgtaaacaaacacactgagctcCACAGAAAGCGGGTTAACCACGGAGTAACATCCGAACAGCTAACTACATACAACACACAAGTCACACCAACAGTATATTTAAATACAACAACTCCATAGTAAAATTAAACAAGGTTAATTTTGAGCTACGTAGCGATTGTATATCGCTTCTATATTAACTTACATTGAGCGAAATTTGCTGTATGTTAGCTTGCATGCTAGTAACTTAGCTTCCGTTGACGTTTTTACCTGTGTGAAGTTTCCTTCTCCTTTCCGAGTTTAAGCAGGAACTTGTGCGAATAAAAACAGTCAAGGTTGAGATTTGCAGCAATAATTATTTCGCAAAGCTAATTCTTTTCTATTAATATCCATCTCTTGATATAAATAAGTAACTAATTCACGGATTGCAGCTGAGATCTCCGTTCGTGAATTAGCGCTTGTATTCCATCGCCATTTTGAGTCACGTTCCGGTTGTGATATCGCGAGACTATAATTGAGGCACTCAGAGTAGCTGTCTATCGAAAAGTAACGTCTTACAAATCAATtgagtaaatgtgttttaaatggcAAAATAACCAATACCACAATTGGATATTTCTTACATTATGACTGAGTGAAATATCGGTTTCCCCACGGAGAGTACTGCTTATTTACACAAGGTTTCTAGCAAATTCTACTTACTCTGCTGACCGGAACCATTGTTATCCTCGAGTTTACGGGGGTGACTTTATGTTGTAGCAACGGAGACAAATGTCAGGAGCGTGGAAGGACATTGCAAGAAGCAATCATGTTTAGATTATTATTCCGGACTGTGTACACTGCTCGAAATTCTTCAGTTAGTGTCAACGAATCGTTATTGTTGCTGGCTAAATGTGACAAGGCTAACTGTACAGCTCCAGTAATTAGGTGAGTTTGACTGTGACTGAACAACACACATTataacacacagagagacttAGCGATGTCAAGTTTTGCTTTCACAAAAATGAAACCAAGAGCTGACACGATATTTACACTAACAACAATGTATATTGTAAATGGCTTCTTTGAATAAAAGCTACGTAATTGAGAGCTAACTGTTAGCTTGTAGCTTACTAAACCTGCACTGACGGGGCGGGACGTTTTGATTGACATTTCTTCGAGCGGAAGGTCGTTTCCATGGTAACGTGAATCAAGAGAAGATGGACCCCTAATGATAACTGTCACCCATTGGTATTGAATGTTGTAATAATAATGACCCTTATGATGATTAACTCTGTTTTgctcccacacagggtttccAATGGAGGTGGCGTCAGAGCCCTCAGCACAAGTTCAGTCAGActctgtgaaaagaaaaacgAATCTGTCTCCACTAATCAAgatgaagaaacaaaaacagatacagAGGCCGACCCAAAAGAAACTCAAACATTGGTCACACAGAAGGCTGAAGAGGACAGCAAAGTCATCAAAATGGCTGAGCAAAGTGAGGAGCCACTGGTGTTAAAGACAGATGATGGAAGTAGCACAATGCAGCAGCACCAGATGGATGTTAAAACTGAACAGGTCGTGGTAACGCCAGAACAAATAGAGACTGGTGCGGCTAGGAGTGGGAAAGAGAGTCTCCTTGACCTCCTTGGAGCCATGAAGGTGGAAGTAACTAGTAAAAGGAAGCCCAAAAACTTAAAAGTGAAGCAAAGTGAGTCTACCCCTGTGTCTAGGCCACCAGCCATGGAGACCACCATCAGCATGTTTCAGCAGGCTACAGTGGAGGCTTCATCaaagaggtgagaggaggagtaAAGTGCAGGTCTGTCCACAGCATTTTTTGtaaaacacttgtttgtttgtgcttgtAAATTTGTTACTTAGTCTGTATTCTGATCTTTGGAGGATGTCTGGAGCCCTGGTCTCTCTTACTTTATCCGCCTCTTCCACTGTGTTTTTCAGGGAAAAACTGGATCCTGAACTGGTAGCAGCTGCATCTGCCGCAGCCTCCACTCTTCCTAACAGCAGCCAGGCCGAGTCTGCGCTACTCAGGCAACTGAGGCAGCACGAGGCTGTCACTGAGGCTCAGAAGAAAGgtgacacaaacaacaacctcGGGTATGTGCTTATATCCGTCTCCAATAGATCTCCATTGTGGGATTTCTTTGATGGGTCTTCATTCTGTGTAATTGAAAATTCACGTGTAATAAACATTAATCCAACAATATTTTTTCAGACTAATTATCGCTGACATGAAAGTAGGAAAGCATTCGAACCGACAGAACACTCGGCCGGCGAATCAGATCCGGTTTGATGACGACGGGCAAGGATACACACATGACAGAGGAATCACTGCTGAGCTGGACAGTGTTCGGAGAAAGTAAATACTTTTGTCACATCTTGAATCAGATCATTTTTTAGATGGACCAcatgtttaatgtgtgttttctttattagGAGGAGCTTGTTCTCAGGGAAAAGACTAAACATCTTCACCCCCAAGACTGATGACGGAGCTGAATCAGCAGTTGGTAATGaggaatttttttattttttttttatttttaaacttctACTGttattgtgaatgtgtttgctTATAGAGGATGATTTATGGTGTTAATTGTCTAGATTATTTTTGGTCCTTAGAAATATTTTTAGACCATGCAGtcagtctttctttctcctAAACAAATTTAATGCCACATTGTAACAGGGCTGCAATTAGTTTTTTGTATACTGTTTAatttgcagattattttcttaattaatcGATTACTCTATAAAATTTCAAAAGAATTGTATCAGATGTtcatcacaattttccagagcccaaagtgaagTCTTCAAATTGCTCCTTTTTGTCAAAAgcaacagttcaaaacccaaagactcttcaatTACTActagaaatgacaaagaaaagtagcGTCTCCTTATATTTAACAAGcttgaaccagcaaatgtttgacatttttgcttgataaatgactgaaatgattagttatcagaatagttgcaacaaattttctttcaatcgactaatcattgcagctctgcaTTGcaaaagctttttgttttttaattcactgGGACATTTTGCTCATAATGCTGCCGTCATATTTTCAGCACGGCCTACGTTATGGGACATGACTTTCGCTCATCAGTTGTCTGAAGTGACCAACCAAATGCCCCGCAACGGGCTTGAGGAAATGATCCAGTGGACCAAAGAGGGAAAAATGTGGCAGTACCCAATCAACAATGAAACTGGTAAGTAATGGTTGCATTCTAGTTAAATGTATAGAGAATGAAAATATTAATCTTGGCTAAGGGACCATATGACTTTGTCCCTTTGCTCTATGTTAGGCCTTGAGGAGGAAGCCAGTGTCTCGTTCCATGAGCACATCTTCTTGGAGAAACACTTAGAGGAGGGTTTCCCCAAGAAGGGACCCGTGCATCACTTCATGGAGCTCGTGGTGGCCGGTCTGTCCAGAAACCCTTATCTGACAGTCCAGCAGAAGAAGGAACACATTTCCTGGTTCAGAGACTACTTCCACCAAAAAGAGGAAGTCCTCAACGAGGCTGACGTTTACCTCAACTAAGCATAAGACGAATGAAATATGATATGTGGACAAAGACCCATTTACTCAGTGGGGGTTGCAACGGTGATCATCTTCACCCACATGGTTCAACAGGTTCTATTTTGGATTTCTTAACTCCATCATGAGGCCTGTTTAGATTGGACCGGTATCAAGTCTGTGTCCTGGTGTCATTGCACAGCATCTACTGTTTCAAAACATGTTGCTTCAGACTGCAGAACCACTGTTTAATCACTTCAGTGTTGGCTTGTCACataatggagaaaaatgtgCGGAGAAAAAGTGAAATGTTGCTGATACAAGTGCTTGTACAAAGTATGCAAACAATATAAAGCAGCAAAAGTactgtcatttgtttttgcttgtttcattttctgccaGTTACCCACATCTTCTACTGATTGTTTGGTCACACAGGCATCTAACTGTCTTTGGATTTTTCGTTGTCTGGATTGAACAACATTTTGTAGTATGGTCATATCAGTTGAGTAGGTTTAGTGATATGATGCACAAGAATAGTTGTGTTGAATTATGCTGGTTAACATTATTAATGTAttgatttaaagttttgtttatttagttttgtacCGCGGCACGTTTGCAGATGAgttgcatgaaaacaaaaacagtgatgtTAATTTTGATATATTGTTTAAGACCTTCCCATTCAAAGAAAATAAGtttgatgaaaatatttttgtgtcAAAGATCACACAAACATCATGATTAATGGTGTTTTCCCTGGCAGGTCGTGAAAAAAGAATAAGCTTTGCAGCATCCAGGATCAGATTTACAGTGGGGGCGTAATGAGACCTTGAACCTGGTGGCCTTTGAAGGGAAGTGCTTTTAGagttaaaaacatgttaacaatGTACCACACAGATTCCTCCTGGTCTAAAAACACCCTCTGCCATCTATTGTCTGAGGAAGTGTGGAAAGTGAGAGGTTGAGACTTGAAAGTGCCtcatttccacattttgttcaCTTTTCCTTAAACACAGTCCAGATTGGCGAGATAAGATGTTGGCAATCAAACTTGTAGTTGTATGTTTATGGGCCAtataaagtgtgtttgtgtggaaagACACATGGCTCTATCAAAGATTTCTTATATGCAAATAAGCCACTAGGTGGCACCACTGATGGCTGTGGTTGTATATTACAATTAGGATTTCTAACAAGTTTACAACAGGGCTGGGAGTTAgatatttaaacagaaaacttcCCAAGAAAACTGGATATAATTTACCAACCTATAACTAAAATGCCGTCATAGCATTTTATGAAGTGACGGCAGTGTTTTGAACATTGTAATCTTAAATAACCAACCAAAAACACCAACTCTTGTCACCAGACAACATAAACAATGTCACTCCTCTTCACATGGAACACATGTCAAGAGTTTTTAGTTTGAAAACCAAAACTGATGAGGAGGGTTATTCAGTAAAACTCTGGTGGCTGGTCAGATGGGTCacttttattatattgttataaatACGGTGGTAATAAAGAGGACGCCTACTGTATTTTCAGTCTTGTTGGTTTCTGCTAAAACAGATTTCAATTTGTGTCTAGATGGCTttcatgcagaacatttaaAACTTTCACTCAGTTTCTCTTGAGTCTACACAGCTCCTAACAACTTAAAGATGCTTTGTGCTTCATATGAAGAGTTTAAATGTGTGCTAATTAATGATtgtttaatgattaattaaatgATAAGTAATTAAGCTCGACTGCAAAGTTTACAGAAaaggaaatgtaaataaaatgcacTTTCAATTACAAACATGTGAAATTAGATCCAGACTAAAgagcacttgaatgcaccatcaAACTTGAGAATTCAGAAGGCGGAGCCTGTGAGTGGTCCCTGAAGGCAGCACCAGGCTCTGTACTGGTGTTACTACAGACAGAGCGGCAGACTTGAGAGTTGTAACTAGCGGGTGCAGGATGGTGTGAACTTCACTGAAGACCTTGAACTCAACACTTTTCCAAACCTCTGGTGTGTGAACGCagcgttttatttttttccccttttaattaatatttgttttgtatgtgagCCTCTGTGTGACAGCGAGAGACGGTTTGACCCTGACATGGCTGAggtaccaccaccaccacaggtCGAAATAGACCCGGAATTTGAGCCTCTCTCTCGCCCGCGGTCCTGCACCTGGCCGCTGCCCCGGCCGGAGCTCAACGACCCGGCCAGCTCCAACACATCCTCCCCGGCCCCGTCGGTTCAGCAGGAGCCGGGAGGAAACGCCGAGTTCATCAGTAACCTCTGCCTGTTAGAGGAGGACTTTGAAGAGTACGCAGAGCAGAAACCTCCTGTGCCCTGCAATGATTTCCAGTGTCGGGAGGGAACCTGTGCGCATCTCcatcaccagcaccaccagcaccgtCATCtcccgcagcagcagcagcagcagcagcagctcccgaGTCCGCAGCTGCCGCCTCAGCAACAGGTGCCTCCTCCTGGTGTCGCACCCCAGAGGAAGAGCAGCTCGTCCCGCCGCAACGCCTGGGGCAACATGTCGTACGCTGACCTGATTACCAAGGCGATAGACAGCTCACCTGAGAAGAGGCTGACACTGTCTCAGATATACGACTGGATGGTGAAGAGTGTGCCTTACTTCAAGGATAAAGGAGACAGTAACAGCTCCGCGGGCTGGAAGGTGAGTGGCTGCGTGCACGTGAGGGCTTGTCAGTGTGAGTGAGCGCGCAAGCATGTGAGCATCCAGGTGTTCAGGGTGAACCTGCAAATCAACCTTTAACACCGCAGACACCAACcaaacccaaacaaacacacgtgGAACGTATTCTCGTGAGCATTTGGTGCGAGGAAGAACTTAACTTTAAAGAAAATGATTCCTGTCTTATCTTTTGAATGAAGAGCAGTGTTGTGCAGATGTGCAGAAAATGTAAGAGTGCAGGTATATCAGAAGACAAACTGCATCTGACTGCACTAATGCACTTTCTGCACATGACTGTAAGCAGAGAGGGCAAACTTTCCTTTTCtgaaggagcactatgtagttttgggtaaGACATTGtaatcagaagacaaaaatCTTCATTcatatgcctaaacaaactaaataaacaagctctctttgttttcacgactaaataaacagaataaacaaactgaccttaaagggcaacacaatttcatactgtttaactttgtttatatttggcggaccctgccacgtttctagcttcaaacagtgttctggggaccttattttcctctgagaacagcttgtttattcagttatggaaaagataaatatgtatgagtttgtatcattacctcattaatatttgtaaatattaaaattctgagtttgaatttcttctccaaaactgcacaaTGCCCCTTTAAGTCTTTTGTCCATTAAGTAGCGTTCACAGCATCTGTAGTCCTGCTTAAAAAACAGCACTTAAATCACTTAAATCTCTCTGTAAATCTCAACACAGCAGTTTAAAACCTGGCTCCATCCTTTTCTTCTGCGTGCTGTTGTTTTATATGAGGTATTTTGGGATCAATAAGCTCTTTtcaagacattttgacatgcaGAGAAATCACAGGCATACCATTAAAGATGGTT
It contains:
- the mrps31 gene encoding small ribosomal subunit protein mS31, yielding MFRLLFRTVYTARNSSVSVNESLLLLAKCDKANCTAPVIRVSNGGGVRALSTSSVRLCEKKNESVSTNQDEETKTDTEADPKETQTLVTQKAEEDSKVIKMAEQSEEPLVLKTDDGSSTMQQHQMDVKTEQVVVTPEQIETGAARSGKESLLDLLGAMKVEVTSKRKPKNLKVKQSESTPVSRPPAMETTISMFQQATVEASSKREKLDPELVAAASAAASTLPNSSQAESALLRQLRQHEAVTEAQKKGDTNNNLGLIIADMKVGKHSNRQNTRPANQIRFDDDGQGYTHDRGITAELDSVRRKRSLFSGKRLNIFTPKTDDGAESAVARPTLWDMTFAHQLSEVTNQMPRNGLEEMIQWTKEGKMWQYPINNETGLEEEASVSFHEHIFLEKHLEEGFPKKGPVHHFMELVVAGLSRNPYLTVQQKKEHISWFRDYFHQKEEVLNEADVYLN